One genomic segment of Pseudomonas sp. RU47 includes these proteins:
- a CDS encoding DUF2388 domain-containing protein, which translates to MRSPLIAAALGLFLLADVAQAHTLVATSNIIVRASQRTIDFTSDTTTSIRDSKIIREAHDDAASFVATNGDIRGAHLEAALNTLRTRVPEARDASDQVLAEAILAL; encoded by the coding sequence ATGCGTAGCCCGCTGATTGCTGCCGCCCTTGGCCTGTTTTTGTTGGCCGACGTGGCCCAGGCGCACACCCTGGTAGCCACCAGTAACATCATCGTTCGTGCCTCCCAGCGCACCATCGATTTCACTTCCGACACCACCACGTCCATTCGCGACTCGAAAATTATCCGCGAAGCGCACGATGACGCTGCCAGCTTCGTCGCCACCAACGGCGATATCCGCGGCGCGCATCTGGAAGCAGCGCTGAACACCCTGCGCACTCGTGTGCCGGAAGCGCGTGACGCCAGTGATCAGGTTCTCGCCGAAGCCATCCTCGCACTGTGA
- a CDS encoding DUF2388 domain-containing protein: MRFLPNLLIPSVLFSACWATPVNAFDAFNASTQGTVVSGYATSMVSSAPFDRKLLLAAHDDAAAFVASDGEWRGARLESALHYLRKTRPKLHVSDLELAEAILVQ; encoded by the coding sequence ATGCGCTTTCTTCCAAATCTACTGATTCCCTCCGTATTGTTCTCCGCCTGCTGGGCGACGCCGGTCAATGCCTTTGATGCTTTCAATGCGTCGACCCAAGGCACCGTCGTCAGTGGTTACGCCACCAGCATGGTGTCTTCCGCACCGTTCGACCGTAAACTACTGCTCGCCGCTCACGATGACGCGGCCGCGTTTGTTGCCAGTGACGGTGAATGGCGAGGTGCTCGTCTGGAATCTGCGCTGCATTACTTGCGCAAAACCCGGCCGAAACTTCATGTCAGCGATCTTGAACTGGCAGAGGCAATTCTCGTCCAATAG
- a CDS encoding DUF2388 domain-containing protein: MSRLRLLSAAALLAVAANASATSFIVTTDAVVGALKSSSDATSDVTSSFRDDKIVLAARDDAASFVASEGEIRGVKLESALDHIRHQAPQLQATDAQLAQAILTI, from the coding sequence ATGTCCCGTCTTCGTCTGCTCAGCGCTGCCGCCCTGCTGGCCGTGGCTGCCAACGCCAGCGCCACCAGCTTTATCGTCACCACCGACGCCGTTGTCGGTGCACTGAAGTCCTCGTCCGACGCCACGTCCGACGTCACCTCGTCCTTCCGTGACGACAAAATCGTCCTCGCCGCCCGTGACGACGCTGCCAGCTTCGTGGCCAGCGAAGGTGAAATCCGTGGGGTGAAACTGGAAAGCGCACTGGATCACATCCGTCACCAGGCGCCACAGCTGCAAGCCACAGACGCACAACTGGCTCAGGCCATCCTGACGATCTAA
- a CDS encoding DUF1127 domain-containing protein encodes MERTLSSELFFEDKAVNTQASLPLRVIANLMLWQRRISSRHQLARLDSRLLADAGISEAQRYEELSKPFWR; translated from the coding sequence ATGGAACGTACACTCAGTTCCGAACTGTTCTTCGAAGACAAAGCTGTAAACACCCAGGCTTCCCTGCCTCTGCGCGTTATCGCCAACCTGATGTTGTGGCAGCGCCGCATCTCCAGCCGCCATCAACTGGCTCGTCTGGATTCGCGTCTGCTGGCTGACGCCGGTATCAGCGAAGCACAACGCTACGAAGAGCTGAGCAAGCCGTTCTGGCGCTAA
- a CDS encoding acetyl-CoA hydrolase/transferase family protein — protein MYRDRIRLPSLLDKVMSAADAAALIEDGMTVGMSGFTRAGEAKAVPHALAERAKVTPLKISLMTGASLGNDLDKQLTEAGVLSRRMPFQVDSTLRKAINAGQVMFIDQHLSETVEQLRNQQLKLPDIAVIEAVAITEQGHIVPTTSVGNSASFAIFAKQVIVEINLAHNANLEGLHDIYIPTYRPTRTPIPLVKVDDRIGSTAIPIPPEKIVAIVITQQADSPSTVSTPDVDTNTIAEHLITFFKQEVDAGRMTNKLGPLQAGIGNIANAVMCGLIDSPFEDLTMYSEVLQDSTFDLIDAGKLSFASGSSITLSERRNSDVFGNLEKYKDKLVLRPQEISNHPEVVRRLGIIGINTALEFDIYGNVNSTHVCGTRMMNGIGGSGDFARNAHLAVFVTKSIAKGGAISSVVPMVSHVDHTEHDVDILVTEVGLADLRGLAPRERARVIIDNCVHPDYRQALNDYFTAACAIGGHTPHILREALSWHMNLEETGRMLAV, from the coding sequence ATGTACCGTGACCGTATTCGTCTGCCTTCGTTGTTGGATAAAGTGATGAGCGCCGCCGACGCAGCCGCTCTGATTGAGGACGGCATGACCGTCGGCATGAGCGGTTTCACCCGTGCCGGCGAAGCCAAAGCCGTTCCTCACGCACTGGCCGAGCGCGCCAAGGTCACGCCGCTGAAGATCAGCCTGATGACCGGCGCCAGCCTGGGCAACGACCTCGACAAGCAACTGACCGAAGCCGGCGTACTGTCGCGCCGCATGCCGTTCCAGGTCGACAGCACCTTGCGCAAGGCAATCAATGCCGGCCAGGTGATGTTCATCGACCAGCACCTGTCGGAAACCGTTGAACAACTGCGCAACCAGCAACTGAAGCTGCCGGACATCGCGGTCATCGAAGCGGTGGCCATCACCGAACAGGGCCACATCGTGCCGACCACCTCGGTAGGCAACTCGGCGAGCTTCGCGATTTTCGCCAAACAGGTGATCGTCGAGATCAATCTGGCGCACAACGCCAACCTCGAAGGCCTGCACGACATCTATATCCCGACTTACCGCCCGACGCGCACGCCGATTCCGCTGGTAAAAGTCGACGACCGCATCGGCAGCACGGCGATTCCGATTCCGCCGGAGAAGATCGTCGCCATCGTCATCACCCAGCAGGCGGATTCGCCGTCCACCGTGTCAACACCGGACGTCGATACCAACACCATCGCCGAGCACCTGATCACCTTCTTCAAGCAGGAAGTCGACGCTGGGCGCATGACCAACAAGCTCGGCCCGTTGCAGGCGGGGATCGGCAACATTGCCAACGCGGTGATGTGCGGCCTGATCGATTCGCCGTTCGAAGACCTGACCATGTACTCGGAAGTACTGCAGGACTCGACCTTCGACCTGATCGACGCCGGCAAGCTGAGTTTTGCTTCGGGCAGCTCGATCACCTTGTCGGAGCGCCGCAACAGTGACGTGTTCGGCAATCTGGAGAAGTACAAGGACAAACTGGTACTGCGTCCGCAGGAGATCTCCAACCACCCGGAAGTGGTTCGTCGCTTGGGCATCATCGGCATCAACACGGCGCTGGAGTTCGACATCTACGGCAACGTCAACTCCACGCACGTCTGTGGCACGCGGATGATGAATGGCATCGGCGGTTCTGGCGATTTCGCGCGCAATGCGCATCTGGCGGTGTTCGTGACCAAGTCGATCGCCAAGGGTGGCGCGATTTCCAGCGTAGTGCCGATGGTCAGCCACGTAGACCACACCGAGCATGACGTCGACATTCTGGTGACCGAAGTGGGTCTGGCCGACTTGCGCGGCCTGGCGCCACGGGAGCGCGCGCGGGTCATCATCGATAACTGTGTGCACCCGGACTACCGTCAGGCGTTGAACGATTACTTCACGGCAGCCTGTGCCATCGGTGGCCACACCCCGCACATCCTGCGTGAAGCGTTGAGCTGGCACATGAACCTGGAAGAAACCGGGCGCATGCTGGCGGTGTAA
- a CDS encoding NAD(P)(+) transhydrogenase (Re/Si-specific) subunit beta has translation MSMNLVTTLYLIASICFIQALKGLSHPTTSRRGNLFGMLGMALAILTTVGLIYKLGAELATAGIGYVIVGLLVGGTAGSIMAKRVEMTKMPELVAFMHSMIGLAAVFIAIAAVVEPQSLGIVKQLGDSIPAGNRLELFLGAAIGAITFSGSVIAFGKLSGKYKFRLFQGAPVQFAGQHKLNAVLGLATLALGLTFMFTGNLTAFALMLALAFVMGVLIIIPIGGADMPVVVSMLNSYSGWAAAGIGFSLNNSMLIIAGSLVGSSGAILSYIMCKAMNRSFFNVLLGGFGNTADAGPAGAKEARPVKSGSADDATFLLTNADTVIIVPGYGLAVARAQHALKELTEKLTHRGVTVKYAIHPVAGRMPGHMNVLLAEAEVPYDQVFEMEDINSEFGQADVVLVLGANDVVNPAAKNDPKSPIAGMPILEAFKAKTIIVNKRSMASGYAGLDNELFYLDKTMMVFGDAKKVIEDMVKAVE, from the coding sequence ATGAGCATGAATCTCGTCACGACGCTCTACCTGATCGCGTCGATCTGCTTTATCCAGGCCCTCAAAGGCCTGTCGCACCCGACTACATCGCGGCGCGGCAACCTGTTCGGCATGCTCGGCATGGCCTTGGCCATTCTGACTACCGTTGGCCTCATCTATAAGCTCGGTGCTGAACTGGCGACTGCCGGTATCGGTTACGTCATCGTTGGCCTGCTGGTCGGCGGCACCGCTGGTTCGATCATGGCCAAGCGCGTTGAAATGACCAAGATGCCGGAACTGGTCGCTTTCATGCACAGCATGATCGGCCTCGCCGCAGTGTTCATTGCCATCGCCGCGGTGGTTGAGCCGCAATCGCTGGGTATCGTTAAACAGCTGGGCGACTCGATTCCGGCGGGCAACCGTCTGGAGCTGTTCCTCGGCGCGGCCATCGGTGCAATCACCTTCTCCGGTTCGGTGATTGCGTTCGGCAAGCTATCGGGCAAGTACAAGTTCCGCCTGTTCCAGGGCGCACCGGTACAGTTCGCCGGGCAGCACAAGCTCAACGCAGTGCTGGGTCTGGCGACGCTGGCTCTCGGCCTGACCTTCATGTTCACCGGCAACCTCACTGCGTTCGCGCTGATGCTGGCGCTGGCGTTCGTGATGGGTGTGCTGATCATCATCCCGATTGGCGGTGCAGACATGCCGGTGGTGGTGTCGATGCTCAACAGCTATTCCGGCTGGGCGGCGGCAGGTATCGGTTTCTCGCTGAACAACTCGATGCTGATCATTGCCGGTTCCCTGGTGGGTTCGAGCGGTGCGATCCTCTCGTACATCATGTGCAAGGCGATGAACCGTTCCTTCTTTAATGTACTGCTCGGTGGTTTCGGCAATACGGCCGATGCAGGTCCTGCCGGTGCGAAAGAAGCACGTCCGGTGAAATCCGGTTCGGCTGACGACGCAACCTTCCTGCTGACCAACGCCGACACCGTGATCATCGTCCCGGGCTACGGCTTGGCGGTTGCACGTGCACAGCACGCGCTGAAGGAATTGACCGAGAAGCTGACCCACCGTGGCGTGACCGTGAAGTATGCGATCCACCCGGTTGCCGGCCGTATGCCGGGGCACATGAACGTTCTGCTCGCCGAGGCCGAAGTGCCTTACGATCAGGTGTTCGAGATGGAAGACATCAACTCCGAGTTCGGCCAGGCCGACGTGGTGTTGGTGCTCGGCGCGAACGACGTGGTCAACCCGGCCGCGAAGAACGATCCGAAATCGCCGATTGCCGGCATGCCTATTCTCGAAGCGTTCAAGGCCAAAACCATCATCGTTAACAAACGCTCGATGGCCAGCGGCTATGCCGGTCTGGACAACGAGCTGTTCTATCTGGACAAGACCATGATGGTCTTCGGCGACGCGAAGAAAGTCATCGAAGACATGGTCAAAGCGGTCGAGTAA
- a CDS encoding NAD(P) transhydrogenase subunit alpha, which yields MEELISPGIYNLIIFVLAIYVGYHVVWNVTPALHTPLMAVTNAISAIVIVGAMLAAALTVTPLGKTMGTLAVALAAVNVFGGFLVTRRMLEMFKKKAPKVKEEAPK from the coding sequence ATGGAAGAGCTTATCTCCCCCGGTATCTACAACCTGATCATCTTCGTGCTGGCGATTTATGTCGGTTACCACGTGGTCTGGAACGTTACACCTGCGCTGCACACGCCATTGATGGCGGTCACCAACGCCATTTCGGCGATCGTGATCGTCGGCGCCATGCTCGCTGCTGCACTGACTGTCACGCCGCTGGGCAAAACCATGGGTACCCTCGCGGTGGCACTGGCGGCGGTCAACGTGTTCGGTGGCTTCCTGGTCACCCGCCGCATGCTTGAGATGTTCAAGAAGAAAGCCCCGAAAGTAAAAGAAGAGGCGCCGAAGTAA
- a CDS encoding Re/Si-specific NAD(P)(+) transhydrogenase subunit alpha — protein MHIGVPLETQTGETRVAATPETIKKLISQGHKVTVQTGAGVKASVVDSAYEAAGATIGSANDAFGAELILKVVAPSDAELTLIKRGTVLVGMLNPFNNETIAKMAECGITAFALEAAPRTSRAQSLDVLSSQANIAGYKAVLLAAHHYPRFMPMLMTAAGTVKAARVLILGAGVAGLQAIATAKRLGAVIEASDVRPAVKEQIESLGAKFVDVPYETDEERECAVGVGGYARPMPASWMQRQAQAVHERAKQADIVITTALIPGRKAPTLLSAETVAQMKPGSVVIDLAAAQGGNCPLTVADQVVVENGVTICGPTNLAGEVAADASALYARNLLDFLKLVFTKEGQFDVNLEDDIVAACLMCRDGQVIRKNA, from the coding sequence GTGCACATTGGTGTTCCTCTCGAAACCCAGACCGGTGAAACACGGGTTGCTGCAACCCCGGAAACCATTAAAAAGCTGATCAGCCAAGGTCATAAGGTCACTGTGCAAACCGGCGCCGGCGTTAAAGCCAGTGTTGTCGACAGTGCCTATGAAGCGGCAGGCGCAACCATTGGCAGTGCCAATGACGCGTTTGGCGCCGAGCTGATTCTCAAAGTGGTCGCCCCAAGCGATGCCGAGCTGACGCTGATCAAGCGCGGCACGGTGCTAGTGGGCATGCTCAACCCGTTCAACAACGAAACCATTGCGAAGATGGCCGAGTGCGGGATTACCGCGTTCGCCCTCGAAGCGGCGCCGCGCACCTCGCGCGCGCAGAGTCTCGATGTGTTGTCGTCGCAGGCGAACATTGCCGGCTATAAGGCTGTGTTGCTGGCCGCTCATCACTATCCACGCTTCATGCCGATGCTGATGACCGCCGCGGGTACCGTGAAAGCGGCGCGTGTGCTGATTCTCGGCGCCGGTGTGGCCGGGTTGCAGGCGATCGCCACGGCGAAACGTCTGGGTGCGGTGATCGAAGCGTCAGACGTGCGTCCGGCGGTAAAAGAGCAGATCGAATCCCTCGGTGCGAAGTTCGTCGACGTGCCTTACGAGACCGATGAAGAGCGCGAATGCGCCGTCGGTGTCGGCGGTTACGCCCGGCCAATGCCGGCGAGCTGGATGCAGCGTCAGGCGCAGGCTGTGCACGAGCGCGCCAAGCAGGCTGATATCGTCATCACCACCGCACTGATTCCGGGCCGCAAGGCGCCGACGCTGTTGAGCGCGGAAACCGTGGCGCAGATGAAACCGGGTTCGGTGGTCATCGATCTCGCGGCGGCTCAGGGCGGCAACTGCCCGTTGACCGTGGCCGATCAGGTCGTGGTCGAAAATGGCGTGACCATTTGCGGCCCAACCAATCTGGCCGGTGAAGTCGCTGCAGACGCCTCGGCACTGTACGCGCGCAACCTGCTGGACTTCCTCAAGCTGGTCTTCACCAAAGAAGGCCAGTTCGACGTCAACCTCGAAGACGACATCGTCGCCGCGTGCCTGATGTGCCGCGACGGCCAAGTCATCCGCAAAAACGCCTAA
- a CDS encoding LysR family transcriptional regulator, with protein MRRKIPSTTALISFEAAARHESFTRAAEELSLTQGAICRQIASLEEFLSVELFRRSRRGVKLTEAGLSYSRRVATQLDAVERDTLSVMGQQGTNVIELAVVPTFGTQWLLPRLKDFQLKHPEVTVNLTNRTRPFLFADTEFDAAIYFGDADWSGTESHRLMGENPMPVCSPALLGDKTHLTAEAIAELPLLQQTTRPYAWRQWFNSQHLNIPRDMTGPRYELFSMLAQAAMHDMGIALIPPFLIQRELAERRLVIANPQALSSIKAYYLMIPERKVESASLKAFRDWLVTQAQSYSLEG; from the coding sequence ATGCGCAGGAAGATTCCCAGCACCACGGCCCTGATCAGTTTCGAAGCCGCAGCACGGCACGAGAGCTTTACCCGAGCCGCTGAAGAACTTTCCCTCACCCAAGGCGCCATTTGCCGACAGATCGCCAGCCTTGAGGAGTTCCTCAGCGTGGAACTGTTCCGACGCTCGCGACGCGGGGTGAAACTGACCGAGGCAGGACTTTCCTACAGTCGCCGGGTCGCCACGCAACTCGATGCGGTTGAGCGCGACACCCTCTCAGTGATGGGCCAGCAAGGCACCAACGTGATCGAATTGGCGGTAGTGCCAACCTTCGGCACCCAATGGCTTCTGCCGCGCCTTAAGGATTTCCAGCTCAAGCACCCGGAAGTCACGGTCAACCTGACCAACCGCACCCGACCTTTCCTGTTTGCCGATACCGAATTCGATGCCGCGATCTACTTCGGCGATGCCGACTGGTCCGGTACCGAATCCCACAGACTGATGGGCGAGAATCCGATGCCTGTGTGCAGCCCTGCCCTACTCGGTGACAAGACGCATCTGACAGCCGAGGCAATCGCCGAGCTACCGTTATTGCAGCAGACCACCCGCCCCTATGCCTGGCGTCAGTGGTTCAACTCACAACACCTGAATATCCCCCGCGACATGACAGGTCCGCGCTACGAGCTATTCTCCATGCTCGCTCAGGCCGCCATGCACGACATGGGCATTGCGCTGATTCCGCCGTTCCTGATCCAGCGTGAACTGGCCGAGAGGCGCTTGGTGATTGCCAACCCGCAGGCACTCTCTAGCATCAAGGCCTATTACCTGATGATTCCTGAGCGAAAGGTCGAGTCAGCGTCATTAAAGGCATTTCGTGACTGGCTGGTAACTCAGGCACAGAGCTACAGCCTAGAAGGATAA
- a CDS encoding acyl-CoA dehydrogenase — protein sequence MGGKASFNWIDPLLLDQQLTEEERMIRDTAEQFAQQSLAPRVLEAFRHEKTDPAIFREMGEVGLLGATIPEQYGGSGLNYVSYGLIAREVERVDSGYRSMMSVQSSLVMVPINEFGTEAQKQKYLPKLASGEWIGCFGLTEPNHGSDPGAMITRARKVDGGYSLTGAKMWITNSPIADVFVVWAKDDAGDIRGFVLEKGWKGLSAPAIHGKVGLRASITGEIVMDNVFVPEENIFPDVRGLKGPFTCLNSARYGISWGALGAAEFCWHTARQYTLDRQQFGRPLAATQLIQKKLADMQTEITLALQGCLRLGRMKDEGTAAVEITSIMKRNSCGKSLDIARMARDMLGGNGISDEFGVARHLVNLEVVNTYEGTHDVHALILGRAQTGLQAFY from the coding sequence ATGGGCGGTAAAGCTAGCTTCAACTGGATCGATCCCCTGCTGCTGGATCAACAGCTCACCGAAGAAGAGCGCATGATCCGCGACACCGCCGAGCAGTTCGCTCAACAGAGCCTCGCACCGCGTGTTCTCGAAGCTTTCCGTCATGAGAAGACTGACCCGGCGATCTTCCGCGAAATGGGCGAAGTCGGCCTGCTGGGCGCGACCATCCCCGAGCAGTACGGTGGCAGCGGCCTCAACTATGTCAGCTACGGGCTGATTGCTCGCGAAGTGGAGCGTGTCGACTCTGGCTACCGCTCGATGATGAGCGTGCAGTCGTCGCTGGTAATGGTGCCGATCAACGAATTCGGCACTGAAGCGCAGAAACAGAAGTACTTGCCGAAGCTGGCTTCCGGCGAGTGGATCGGTTGCTTCGGCCTGACCGAGCCAAACCACGGTTCTGACCCGGGCGCGATGATCACCCGGGCGCGCAAAGTAGACGGCGGCTATAGCCTGACCGGCGCGAAGATGTGGATTACCAACAGCCCGATCGCCGATGTGTTCGTGGTTTGGGCCAAAGACGATGCTGGCGATATCCGTGGTTTCGTCCTGGAAAAAGGCTGGAAAGGCCTGAGCGCTCCGGCGATTCACGGCAAGGTCGGCCTGCGTGCGTCGATCACTGGTGAGATCGTCATGGACAACGTGTTCGTGCCGGAAGAGAACATCTTCCCGGACGTGCGTGGCTTGAAAGGCCCGTTCACCTGCCTTAACTCCGCACGTTACGGCATCTCCTGGGGCGCACTGGGTGCTGCCGAGTTCTGCTGGCACACCGCGCGTCAGTACACGCTGGATCGCCAGCAGTTCGGTCGTCCATTGGCAGCCACTCAGCTGATCCAGAAGAAGCTGGCTGACATGCAGACCGAGATCACGTTGGCCCTTCAGGGCTGCCTGCGTCTGGGCCGTATGAAGGACGAAGGTACTGCGGCGGTCGAGATTACTTCGATCATGAAGCGCAACTCCTGCGGCAAGTCGCTGGACATCGCCCGTATGGCTCGCGACATGCTCGGTGGTAACGGTATCTCCGATGAATTCGGCGTGGCCCGTCATCTGGTCAACCTGGAAGTGGTGAATACCTATGAAGGTACCCACGACGTCCACGCGCTGATCCTTGGCCGTGCGCAAACCGGTCTGCAGGCGTTCTATTAA